One window from the genome of Podospora pseudocomata strain CBS 415.72m chromosome 1 map unlocalized CBS415.72m_1.2, whole genome shotgun sequence encodes:
- the RPL23A gene encoding 60S ribosomal protein L23A (EggNog:ENOG503P1RU; BUSCO:EOG09265CQO; COG:J), which produces MAKLSRGAPGGKLKMTLGLPVGAIMNCADNSGARNLYIISVKGIGARLNRLPAGGVGDMVMATVKKGKPELRKKVHPAVIVRQAKPWKRFDGVFLYFEDNAGVIVNPKGEMKGSAITGPVGKEAAELWPRIASNSGVVM; this is translated from the exons ATGGCCAAACTATC CCGCGGTGCCCCTGGTGGCAAGCTTAAGATGACCCTCGGTCTTCCCGT TGGTGCCATCATGAACTGCGCCGACAACTCTGGTGCTCGCAACCTTTACATCATCTCCGTCAAGGGTATTGGTGCCCGTCTCAACAGACTGcccgctggtggtgttggtgacatGGTCATGGCCACCGTCAAGAAGGGAAAGCCCGAGCTCCGCAAGAAAGTTCACCCCGCCGTCATCGTCCGCCAGGCCAAGCCCTGGAAGCGCTTCGATGGTGTCTTCCTCTATTTCGAGGACAACGCTGGTGTC ATCGTCAACCCCAAGGGTGAGATGAAGGGCTCTGCCATCACCGGCCCCGTCGGTaaggaggctgccgagctCTGGCCCCGTATTGCCAGCAACTCCGGTGTTGTCATGTAA
- a CDS encoding uncharacterized protein (MEROPS:MER0031616; COG:S; EggNog:ENOG503NUYN): protein MLFLALILAASAVAAIASQSKTATNNTTIDNGPFPTDLNGSNFTYPHPFQLFHFGSQGLPLGMAFIDLPPIVAPTANTKPQHVRYTRKKPNPKPKIALLLHGKNFCSITWSTTAATLQKAGYRVIIPDQIGFCKSSKPGTLYQYSLHQLALNTYSLLSALDLTDPSNNGITVVGHSLGGMLATRFSLLYPDLVSSLVLVNPIGLEPYLELGVPYPDLSVTLKTEQTSNYMSIKGYEQSTYYLGAWAPEYNVWAMMLAQIYAGTEAQNFVEGQARVVDMVLTQPVFYEFPRVRSKTLLMVGTKDTTAIGKQWSPPDVKEKLGRYELIGKETANRMPNCTLVEFEDLGHAPQIQAPDRFHAALLQWLRT from the coding sequence ATGTTgttcctcgccctcatctTGGCAGCATCAGCCGTAGCAGCCATCGCGAGCCAAAGCAAGACGGCGACCAACAACACGACCATCGACAATGGCCCCTTCCCAACCGACCTCAATGGTTCCAACTTTACAtacccccaccccttccaactCTTCCATTTCGGCTCTCAGGGTCTGCCCCTAGGGATGGCCTTCATCGACCTTCCCCCCATCGTCGCCCCTACCGCAAACACCAAGCCACAACACGTCCGTTACACCCGCAAAAagcccaaccccaagcccaaaaTCGCCCTCTTGCTCCACGGCAAAAACTTTTGCTCCATCACCtggtccaccaccgccgcgaCCCTCCAAAAGGCCGGGTACCGCGTCATCATCCCCGACCAAATCGGCTTCTGCAAGTCCTCCAAGCCCGGCACCCTCTATCAGTactccctccaccaactaGCCCTCAACACCTACTCCCTCTTGTCAGCCCTGGACCTGACAGACCCCAGCAACAATGGCATAACAGTGGTAGGCCACTCCCTGGGTGGCATGCTAGCCACCCGCTTCTCCCTTCTCTACCCAGACCTGGTCTCCAGCCTTGTTCTCGTCAATCCCATCGGGCTAGAGCCGTACCTCGAACTTGGGGTACCATACCCTGATCTTTCTGTTACTCTCAAGACGGAACAGACGTCAAACTACATGTCAATAAAGGGGTACGAGCAGAGCACCTACTACCTCGGGGCTTGGGCGCCCGAGTACAATGTGTgggcgatgatgttggctCAGATCTACGCTGGCACCGAAGCCCAAAACTTTGTCGAGGGTcaggcgagggtggtggacatggtgCTGACCCAGCCGGTCTTTTACGAGTTCCCTCGTGTCCGATCAAAGACACTGTTGATGGTTGGGACCAAGGACACAACGGCCATCGGGAAGCAGTGGTCGCCTCCTGATGTGAAGGAGAAGTTGGGAAGGTATGAGCTTATTGGAAAGGAAACAGCCAACAGGATGCCCAATTGCACGCTGGTCGAGTTTGAAGACCTGGGACACGCGCCACAGATCCAGGCACCTGATCGGTTCCATGCCGCCTTGCTCCAGTGGTTGAGGACGTGA